In a genomic window of Sulfurimonas denitrificans DSM 1251:
- the rmuC gene encoding DNA recombination protein RmuC yields MEFEITIAVLVLSVVVISSVVWMRKSIQSSPDATLQNELNEKRDLAARVPLLTETIENLRVENKDLLLSIDTHKTYLSQKDVTIAENEKDLIEFSKKVTSTENRVVKLENEKNELNISVETLKSQLQQAKNDLDKKEHELQQLNLGFQKDIERLNNKNSDLQNEINVHKDELRIAQKKIDNLLEENTALQSEKSVLQANSNALNESKNELLQAIKLLKDDLTSAQVKIESLQESNGELKAEKSKFQAELSAQQENNEKLKKDFEEQSKKLELKLNEIMQQNLDSKLKKFDETSMKSLDGLLKPFKENLDTFKKKVEDSQENSTKKFAELSKEIEQVTKAGMNISKEAESLTKALKGKKQMQGSWGEMILESVLEYSGLRKGAHYETQESYKDEEGNTKRPDVIIKLPQERTIIIDSKVSLNDYSNYIHAETDEERLLATNGIVTSFKNHIDTLDSKDYAHYKVGTLQYVFMFVPIEGAFAMAIQQDPKLYEYALKKHIAIVNPSTLTVSLRTIYLYWQSEQSNTLASKLFDEAGKLYDKMVGFSDSFGKIGKQLQSATSTYEHAHKQLTEGPGNLMGRVENLKRLGARTSKTLKDSKMEFQDFDEAEMEIELLPEPVIETLSSDDD; encoded by the coding sequence GTGGAGTTTGAAATAACAATTGCCGTATTGGTTTTATCAGTTGTCGTCATAAGCTCTGTTGTCTGGATGCGAAAAAGCATTCAAAGCTCACCTGATGCAACTCTACAAAACGAATTGAATGAAAAGCGTGATTTAGCCGCACGAGTCCCTCTTTTAACTGAAACCATAGAAAATCTACGAGTTGAAAACAAAGATCTATTGCTATCAATAGATACCCATAAAACTTATTTATCCCAAAAAGATGTCACCATTGCCGAAAATGAAAAAGATCTCATTGAGTTTTCAAAAAAAGTTACATCTACAGAAAATCGAGTTGTTAAACTCGAAAATGAAAAAAATGAATTAAATATATCTGTCGAAACGCTAAAAAGTCAGCTGCAACAAGCCAAAAACGACCTTGATAAAAAAGAACATGAATTACAACAATTAAATCTTGGTTTCCAAAAAGATATTGAACGCTTGAACAACAAAAATAGCGATTTACAAAATGAGATTAATGTACATAAAGATGAGTTAAGAATAGCTCAAAAGAAAATAGATAATTTACTTGAAGAAAATACTGCTTTGCAAAGTGAAAAATCAGTATTACAAGCTAATTCAAACGCCCTAAATGAAAGTAAAAATGAGTTGCTTCAAGCAATCAAACTCTTGAAAGATGATCTTACTTCTGCACAAGTAAAAATAGAATCCTTACAGGAAAGCAATGGCGAACTTAAGGCAGAAAAATCTAAATTCCAGGCAGAACTTTCTGCACAACAAGAAAACAACGAAAAACTCAAAAAAGATTTTGAAGAACAGAGTAAAAAGCTTGAGCTAAAACTCAACGAAATCATGCAACAAAACCTTGATAGCAAACTAAAAAAATTCGATGAGACTTCGATGAAATCACTTGATGGCTTGCTAAAACCTTTTAAAGAGAATCTTGATACATTCAAGAAAAAGGTCGAAGACTCTCAAGAAAACAGTACCAAAAAGTTTGCCGAGCTTTCCAAAGAGATAGAGCAAGTTACCAAAGCAGGGATGAATATTAGTAAGGAAGCCGAAAGCCTCACAAAAGCACTCAAAGGCAAAAAACAGATGCAAGGTAGCTGGGGGGAGATGATACTTGAAAGCGTACTTGAATATTCCGGTTTACGTAAGGGTGCGCACTATGAGACACAAGAAAGTTATAAAGATGAAGAAGGAAATACTAAACGCCCTGACGTGATCATAAAACTACCGCAAGAGCGGACGATCATCATCGACTCGAAAGTCTCACTAAATGATTATAGCAACTATATACATGCAGAAACTGATGAAGAACGTCTATTGGCAACCAATGGTATCGTGACATCATTTAAAAACCATATAGACACACTTGATAGCAAAGATTATGCTCATTACAAAGTTGGGACGTTGCAATACGTCTTTATGTTTGTTCCGATTGAAGGTGCCTTTGCTATGGCAATACAACAAGATCCAAAATTGTATGAGTATGCACTCAAAAAACATATTGCCATAGTCAACCCTTCTACATTGACCGTTTCACTAAGAACTATATACCTTTATTGGCAAAGTGAGCAGTCAAATACTTTGGCATCAAAACTCTTTGACGAGGCGGGAAAACTATATGACAAGATGGTTGGATTCTCTGATAGTTTTGGAAAAATTGGAAAACAGTTGCAGAGTGCAACAAGTACATATGAGCATGCTCATAAGCAATTAACAGAAGGGCCTGGTAATTTAATGGGGCGTGTTGAAAACCTGAAACGGCTTGGTGCACGAACTTCAAAAACATTGAAAGATTCAAAAATGGAATTTCAAGATTTTGATGAAGCAGAGATGGAGATTGAATTGCTACCAGAGCCTGTGATCGAAACGCTTTCATCAGATGATGATTAA
- a CDS encoding HTH domain-containing protein: MAQKSYDKALFRLISILSMLTKDERPTISSLAEEFNVSKRTIQTDIYQRLRGWDITKDKFGRLVFRDGVDIFNAIGKFGRKGKRVVF; this comes from the coding sequence ATGGCACAAAAATCATATGACAAAGCACTCTTTAGACTTATCTCCATACTCTCTATGCTCACTAAAGATGAGAGACCGACTATCTCATCTTTGGCAGAGGAGTTTAATGTTTCTAAAAGAACTATTCAGACAGATATTTATCAAAGACTCCGTGGCTGGGATATTACCAAAGATAAATTTGGGAGGCTTGTTTTTAGGGATGGGGTTGATATATTTAATGCTATAGGAAAGTTTGGGAGGAAAGGTAAGCGAGTAGTGTTTTAA
- a CDS encoding Fic family protein has product MKRWIWQQSEYPNFAYDLKRLESLIQKVSLEQGYLIALAQTIDKDNILQRRFESLMNEAISTSAIEGEILNRDSVKASIQKKLGFKEIHYKKIDETTDYLIEILIDANTNYDKELTMERLFGWHNALFPKGYSGLRKVNTASFRGEETMEVVGIERGREVVFYEAPPRADLEHEMQRFLDWFNAAEPSLIKACTAHLWFVIIHPFDDGNGRIARAITDLVLSKIENSKISRLYSMSSVINTDRKGYYSALEHTTGYINKENNPLDITNWCEWFLSTLHNALIDTKKKLDYIVQKTKFWDRHKNDELNAREIKVLNFILDMGAENFQGNLSKKKYMSIADTASTNASRDIAQLLELGCIRQKEGSSGRNTAYEIILD; this is encoded by the coding sequence ATGAAACGTTGGATTTGGCAACAAAGTGAGTATCCAAACTTTGCCTATGACTTAAAAAGATTAGAGAGTTTGATACAAAAAGTCTCTCTTGAACAAGGATACTTAATCGCTCTTGCACAAACCATAGATAAAGACAATATCCTTCAAAGACGCTTTGAATCCTTGATGAATGAGGCTATAAGCACTTCTGCCATCGAGGGAGAGATTCTAAACCGCGATAGCGTAAAAGCCTCAATTCAAAAAAAGCTTGGATTCAAAGAGATACACTATAAAAAAATAGATGAGACGACAGATTATCTTATAGAGATACTTATAGATGCAAATACTAACTATGACAAAGAGTTGACGATGGAGAGGCTATTTGGTTGGCACAATGCTCTCTTTCCAAAAGGATACAGTGGATTACGCAAGGTAAATACAGCATCATTTAGAGGCGAAGAGACCATGGAAGTAGTAGGAATAGAGCGCGGCAGAGAGGTGGTTTTTTACGAAGCGCCGCCTAGAGCTGACCTAGAGCATGAGATGCAGAGATTTTTAGATTGGTTCAATGCCGCTGAACCTAGTTTGATAAAAGCCTGCACTGCACATCTTTGGTTTGTTATAATCCACCCATTTGATGATGGAAACGGAAGAATCGCAAGAGCTATAACAGACCTGGTACTCTCAAAAATAGAAAACTCCAAGATCTCAAGACTATACTCTATGTCAAGTGTCATAAACACAGACAGAAAAGGCTATTACAGCGCACTTGAGCATACTACTGGATATATAAATAAAGAGAACAATCCTCTTGATATAACCAATTGGTGCGAGTGGTTTTTATCTACCCTGCATAATGCACTTATTGATACCAAAAAAAAGCTTGACTATATCGTACAAAAAACAAAGTTTTGGGATAGACACAAAAATGATGAGCTTAATGCAAGAGAGATAAAAGTACTTAATTTTATACTCGATATGGGAGCAGAAAATTTCCAAGGGAACTTGAGCAAAAAGAAATATATGAGCATCGCCGACACTGCATCGACAAATGCTTCAAGAGACATAGCACAGCTCTTAGAACTTGGCTGTATAAGACAAAAAGAGGGGTCTAGCGGAAGAAATACTGCTTATGAGATAATCTTGGACTAA
- a CDS encoding ATP-binding protein, with protein sequence MPIFNYQDHETLGKVISVDTGVVIIEVSDLEKLKRLQVNRLVVLQSSKAEQYLIGLIQKLMRKKIFDEELEEEEFKEENLCKITLIGTFKNREGTQENVFRRTLETVPEIDANCFALEDDKLTSFMRVISQSSGEGNALSIGNYTLDENARAYINGNKLFQRHAFIGGSTGSGKSWTTAKIIEQMAQLENVNSIIFDLHGEYKPLQSIDNIEYFKIAGPSDIEQEKGIEDNVLYIPYWLLSYEALVSMFVDRSDQNAPNQSMIIAREIRNAKEAYLTSKSETEILKNFTIDSPIPFDLGGLLTTLNVINSEMVPGAAPRKEKMGDFNGKLSRMISRLENKISDRRLGFLFQGGADVMEFEWLNKLVKTTIGVKLENEKAGIKIIDFSEVPSDILPLIVSLIARLSFSVQQWTESSKRHPIALLCDEAHLYIPDKNNSNSSDEISLKIFERIAKEGRKYGVSLVVISQRPSEVNRTVLSQCSNFIAMRLTNTDDQMVIKKLLPDNLGGFGDILPILDTGEALVVGDASLLPSRIRVDKPTITPDSGTIEFWDEWQIATDPTRLDSAIENWRKQSIQVISV encoded by the coding sequence ATGCCAATTTTCAACTATCAAGACCATGAAACGTTAGGTAAAGTAATTTCTGTTGACACTGGAGTTGTCATTATTGAAGTGTCCGATTTAGAAAAATTAAAACGTTTACAAGTTAATAGACTCGTTGTACTGCAAAGTTCCAAAGCAGAACAGTATTTGATTGGTTTAATTCAAAAACTGATGAGAAAAAAAATATTTGATGAAGAACTAGAAGAGGAAGAATTCAAAGAAGAAAATCTCTGTAAAATAACTTTAATTGGTACATTTAAAAACAGAGAAGGCACTCAAGAAAATGTTTTTAGAAGAACGTTGGAAACGGTACCAGAAATTGATGCAAACTGCTTTGCTCTGGAGGACGATAAATTAACAAGCTTTATGCGTGTAATTTCCCAATCCAGTGGGGAAGGAAATGCATTATCTATAGGAAACTATACTTTAGATGAAAATGCTAGAGCATATATCAATGGCAATAAACTATTTCAACGTCATGCCTTTATAGGTGGCAGTACAGGGTCAGGAAAATCGTGGACTACTGCAAAAATAATCGAACAAATGGCTCAACTTGAGAATGTTAATTCCATTATTTTTGACTTGCACGGTGAGTATAAGCCTCTACAAAGTATTGATAATATTGAATATTTTAAAATTGCCGGACCTTCAGATATTGAACAAGAAAAAGGGATTGAAGACAATGTACTATATATTCCTTACTGGCTATTATCATATGAAGCTCTAGTATCAATGTTTGTTGATCGAAGTGACCAAAATGCCCCTAACCAATCTATGATTATTGCCCGTGAGATTAGAAATGCCAAGGAAGCATATTTAACAAGTAAAAGCGAAACTGAAATTTTAAAAAATTTTACCATTGATAGTCCAATCCCTTTTGATTTGGGTGGATTACTGACAACGTTAAATGTAATTAACTCAGAAATGGTTCCTGGTGCAGCTCCTAGGAAAGAGAAAATGGGTGACTTTAACGGCAAGCTCAGCCGAATGATATCTAGACTAGAAAATAAAATTTCAGACAGAAGATTAGGTTTCTTATTCCAAGGTGGTGCTGATGTTATGGAATTTGAATGGTTGAATAAATTGGTAAAAACAACCATAGGCGTAAAATTGGAAAATGAAAAAGCAGGTATTAAAATTATTGACTTTTCCGAAGTTCCGTCTGATATATTGCCATTAATCGTAAGTCTTATAGCTCGTTTATCTTTTTCAGTACAACAATGGACCGAATCATCTAAACGACACCCTATTGCGTTACTTTGTGATGAAGCGCACTTATATATACCCGATAAAAATAATAGTAATTCTAGTGATGAAATATCACTCAAAATTTTTGAACGCATTGCAAAAGAGGGACGAAAATATGGAGTTAGTTTAGTTGTAATTAGTCAGCGACCATCAGAAGTTAATAGAACGGTATTGAGTCAATGCAGTAATTTTATTGCAATGCGATTAACGAATACTGATGATCAAATGGTCATTAAAAAATTACTACCAGACAATTTAGGTGGATTTGGAGACATACTTCCTATTCTTGATACAGGTGAAGCTCTTGTCGTAGGTGATGCAAGTTTATTGCCAAGTAGAATCAGAGTTGATAAACCGACAATAACGCCTGATAGTGGAACTATTGAATTTTGGGATGAATGGCAAATTGCTACAGATCCAACTAGATTGGATTCTGCAATAGAAAATTGGCGAAAACAAAGCATACAAGTTATATCAGTATGA
- a CDS encoding SIR2 family protein gives MEEILEKIYRQAQDYFSNSPVIVLGSGASAAHGLPGMWQLSEYLKNNIIPNPEHLKSWNEFIELLNNGVDLESALHQVTLHPDITKDIIIKTWELINPKDIEVFNSIVASNAMLPLSTIIKKLFNSTASDLNIITTNYDRLAEYACDIEGYYHYSGFTSGLLRTKANKDYLKTKRKVNIWKVHGSLDWFRKENNDLIGLSNLESYPASLLPEIVTPGIEKYSKTHLEPYRTIIHEADNALETSNSYLCIGYGFNDKHIQEKLVNKCVHGNAKLLILTRNLTEATQEFITTKGCKNYLAFEIDNEVDTKIYSSLLAEPIVIPNMNFWSLSGFLQLI, from the coding sequence TTGGAAGAAATATTAGAAAAAATATATAGACAGGCACAAGATTATTTCAGTAATTCACCAGTCATCGTTTTAGGTAGCGGAGCTTCAGCAGCCCATGGATTACCTGGGATGTGGCAACTTTCTGAATACTTAAAAAACAATATTATCCCGAATCCAGAACATCTAAAATCATGGAATGAATTTATTGAATTACTAAATAATGGTGTGGACTTAGAAAGTGCTTTACATCAAGTGACTCTACATCCAGATATCACTAAAGATATCATCATAAAAACATGGGAGCTTATAAATCCCAAAGATATAGAAGTATTTAATTCAATTGTAGCTTCAAATGCTATGTTACCACTTTCTACCATCATAAAAAAATTATTTAACAGTACTGCTAGCGATCTTAATATCATCACAACAAATTATGATAGGTTGGCAGAATATGCATGTGATATTGAAGGTTACTACCATTATAGTGGCTTTACCAGTGGATTACTAAGAACTAAAGCAAATAAAGATTATTTGAAAACAAAACGAAAAGTAAATATTTGGAAAGTTCATGGATCACTTGATTGGTTTAGAAAAGAAAATAATGATTTGATTGGATTATCAAATCTTGAAAGTTATCCAGCATCATTGCTTCCAGAAATTGTTACTCCTGGAATTGAAAAGTACAGTAAAACACATTTAGAGCCTTATCGTACGATTATTCATGAAGCTGATAACGCTTTAGAAACAAGCAATAGCTATCTATGTATTGGCTATGGATTTAATGATAAGCATATCCAAGAAAAATTGGTCAATAAATGTGTTCATGGCAATGCTAAATTATTAATTCTTACTCGCAATCTTACAGAAGCAACACAGGAGTTCATCACTACAAAAGGTTGTAAAAATTATTTAGCTTTTGAAATTGATAATGAAGTAGACACTAAAATATATTCTTCACTTCTTGCAGAACCCATTGTTATCCCAAATATGAACTTTTGGTCACTTAGTGGCTTTTTACAATTAATTTAA
- a CDS encoding helix-turn-helix domain-containing protein, giving the protein MHILNDLTPAELENFYRDIGKNVKNARKEKKISQMQLALAIGHNSVGHIAKAELYKYEKHFSLEQLFKISRILDISLHDLIPE; this is encoded by the coding sequence ATGCATATTTTGAATGATTTGACTCCAGCAGAACTAGAAAATTTCTATCGAGATATTGGGAAAAATGTCAAAAATGCAAGAAAAGAAAAAAAGATTTCTCAAATGCAGTTGGCTCTAGCCATAGGTCATAATTCTGTTGGACACATTGCAAAAGCCGAGCTCTACAAATATGAGAAACATTTTAGTTTAGAGCAACTTTTTAAAATATCTCGTATTTTAGACATATCTTTGCATGATTTAATACCGGAATAG
- a CDS encoding NYN domain-containing protein: protein MVSFFCFENYFQAVDEDVIKEVTWGSGNYREKALLLWDLENIPYSHLPKVKQSLKFAPERSFIISTQTINPSKLKSIHREGFEVLRAHKSDSDEKIKSVYRILKEYDEFIFISSDSDFVDIGKKILSERKKLTWIMQDANKKRIAMKMNLCDKNLKLITLSKFEL, encoded by the coding sequence ATGGTTTCATTTTTTTGTTTTGAGAACTATTTTCAAGCCGTTGATGAAGATGTTATAAAAGAGGTAACTTGGGGAAGCGGCAACTACAGAGAAAAAGCACTGCTACTTTGGGACCTGGAGAATATCCCTTACAGCCATCTTCCAAAAGTAAAGCAATCACTTAAATTCGCTCCCGAGAGATCTTTTATCATCTCCACTCAAACTATCAATCCCTCTAAACTAAAATCGATACATAGAGAAGGGTTCGAAGTTTTAAGGGCACATAAGAGCGATAGTGATGAAAAGATAAAGAGTGTCTACAGAATCCTCAAAGAGTATGATGAGTTTATATTTATCTCCTCTGACAGCGACTTTGTGGATATCGGAAAAAAGATACTCTCTGAGCGTAAAAAACTCACTTGGATCATGCAAGACGCCAATAAAAAACGCATAGCCATGAAGATGAACCTGTGCGATAAAAATCTAAAACTCATCACCCTTAGCAAGTTTGAGCTTTAA